One stretch of Bacteroidota bacterium DNA includes these proteins:
- a CDS encoding peptidylprolyl isomerase has translation MKNILQILLIPVFLFPQSGNDITIRTIQDKRVEQTSELFSFLKSENARERELALLAFANIQDTTALDEAAQLLNDDMPKVRSMAAFALGMMGHPKGTSFLFRRLAVEREDDCVSEYFNAIGLCGTPDDLKKIVVQAEDYPIEWRPYVAQAIIRFINRKVKDIAASKFIATLLYENNSVINATYALMRINDTTVTNNHKEKLHRQLTNTSTSVRMWSATALGALNDNVTIDRLRTSAKKDKDWRVRVNAIRALRTKSIVKSDIEGLIADKNEHVALTAMATCDGMFPSEAPFSDSAKWIARLQSKNYAVSVREEIRKFIAKRLGERAIPLIGNWKGELPFVSAQRVRSYGETRSEKAIPMIKEAIFQSNQSLVIIAGIESYQIIAQRSNEQVKKDFLKTAILMFGKNDPGISYSAAVAFQDTSFTKSTRKIYLSALITSYNRMKQEIDLEPMVELLNVFSEIGDSSVLAVVQKGLSEQNNVIRTAAEKAYQSITGKDSPIQFIKNPNSYKPLYSPGDISLLAKYKGAEVTTSKGTIRITFDKEAAPFTVLNFILLSQKKFYDGLSFHRVVSNFVIQGGDPLGNGSGGPNYSIRTEVHPHGKYKTGAVGMASSGKDTEGSQWFITHCPTPHLDFRYTIFGYTTDSKIVDQMMVGDTIVRVMLF, from the coding sequence ATGAAAAATATACTCCAAATATTACTCATCCCAGTCTTCTTGTTTCCCCAATCAGGAAATGACATCACCATTCGAACGATTCAAGATAAACGTGTTGAACAAACTTCTGAGCTATTTTCGTTTCTAAAGTCAGAGAATGCCCGAGAGCGGGAATTGGCCTTATTGGCATTCGCGAATATTCAGGATACAACTGCTCTGGACGAAGCAGCCCAATTATTGAATGATGATATGCCAAAAGTCCGTTCTATGGCTGCCTTTGCGCTTGGAATGATGGGCCATCCTAAAGGAACATCGTTTCTTTTTCGACGTTTAGCAGTTGAGCGGGAAGATGATTGTGTATCGGAATATTTTAATGCTATTGGACTTTGCGGAACTCCCGATGACCTGAAAAAAATTGTAGTGCAAGCGGAAGATTACCCAATCGAATGGAGACCGTATGTTGCTCAGGCGATTATTCGTTTTATCAATCGCAAAGTGAAGGATATTGCTGCTTCAAAATTTATAGCGACATTATTATACGAAAATAACAGCGTTATCAATGCGACATATGCATTAATGCGTATCAATGATACGACAGTGACGAATAATCATAAAGAAAAACTACATCGCCAGCTCACAAATACTTCTACGTCAGTCCGGATGTGGAGTGCTACTGCGTTGGGAGCATTAAATGATAATGTCACTATAGATCGATTAAGAACAAGTGCGAAAAAAGATAAAGACTGGCGTGTGCGTGTAAATGCGATACGGGCATTGCGTACGAAGAGTATCGTTAAAAGCGATATTGAAGGTTTAATTGCGGACAAGAACGAACATGTCGCGCTTACTGCAATGGCAACATGTGATGGGATGTTTCCAAGTGAGGCTCCGTTCAGCGATAGTGCCAAATGGATTGCAAGGCTTCAGTCAAAAAATTACGCTGTTTCTGTGCGAGAGGAAATACGAAAGTTCATAGCGAAAAGGCTTGGAGAGCGTGCCATTCCATTGATTGGAAATTGGAAGGGGGAGTTACCGTTTGTTTCCGCACAGAGAGTACGATCCTATGGGGAAACACGATCGGAAAAGGCTATTCCGATGATCAAAGAAGCAATTTTTCAATCGAACCAATCGCTTGTAATTATTGCCGGTATCGAATCGTATCAAATCATCGCACAACGGTCAAACGAGCAGGTGAAGAAAGATTTTCTGAAAACAGCGATATTGATGTTTGGGAAGAATGATCCCGGTATTTCGTATTCAGCCGCCGTTGCTTTTCAGGATACATCATTTACCAAGTCGACTAGAAAAATTTACCTTTCTGCACTTATAACATCCTATAATAGGATGAAGCAAGAGATCGATCTGGAACCGATGGTGGAATTGTTGAATGTCTTCTCTGAAATCGGTGACTCATCTGTTCTTGCTGTCGTCCAAAAAGGATTATCAGAGCAGAACAATGTTATTCGCACCGCAGCAGAAAAAGCGTATCAATCAATTACTGGTAAAGATTCACCAATTCAATTTATCAAAAATCCAAACAGTTATAAGCCATTGTATTCACCGGGAGACATCTCACTCCTTGCTAAATATAAGGGAGCCGAAGTAACGACATCGAAAGGAACGATACGAATCACATTTGATAAAGAAGCTGCACCATTTACTGTTTTAAATTTCATTCTTCTTTCTCAAAAAAAGTTCTATGACGGACTTTCATTTCATCGCGTAGTAAGCAATTTTGTAATTCAAGGGGGCGATCCGTTAGGGAATGGGAGTGGGGGACCAAACTATTCGATTCGGACTGAAGTGCATCCTCATGGTAAATACAAAACTGGCGCCGTGGGAATGGCCAGTTCCGGAAAAGATACCGAAGGTTCTCAATGGTTTATCACGCATTGTCCTACGCCGCATTTAGATTTTCGCTATACAATATTTGGATATACAACAGATAGTAAGATAGTAGATCAAATGATGGTTGGGGATACGATAGTAAGAGTGATGTTATTCTGA
- a CDS encoding STAS domain-containing protein — protein sequence MKFSTKELNEVTVIKMEGSMLGGPEASELNSALHKLLDAKKKLIVVDLGGVSLMNSSGLGMLIGAVTTMRNAGGNLKIASATEKVSQVFKMTKVSSVIELHDTVKGAVESFK from the coding sequence ATGAAGTTCTCAACAAAAGAATTGAACGAAGTCACCGTCATCAAGATGGAAGGCAGCATGCTTGGCGGACCGGAAGCATCGGAATTAAACAGTGCGCTTCACAAACTGCTCGATGCAAAGAAAAAATTGATCGTCGTTGATCTCGGAGGTGTTTCGTTAATGAATAGTTCCGGACTCGGCATGCTGATCGGTGCCGTAACCACTATGCGTAACGCTGGGGGTAATTTGAAGATTGCTTCTGCCACTGAAAAAGTCTCTCAGGTGTTCAAAATGACCAAAGTGAGTAGTGTTATTGAACTTCATGATACGGTGAAAGGTGCGGTAGAAAGTTTTAAGTAA
- a CDS encoding TatD family hydrolase produces the protein MFIDSHCHLFYEDYKNDLDAVIARAHEAGVKYFIVPATNHQTAKEAITLAEKYSSMFVTVGFHPLDLKEYTEERLIQIEEMSHHPKVVAIGEIGIDYFYDTSPRDYQKEIFSKQIELAIQRDLPIIVHTRDSVQDAIDIVVRHAHAHSEWKREGKRGVFHCFTGDAAQAAVLFENKFLVSFPGPITFKKGTMSDVLKQIGLDNVMVETDSPYLTPVPFRGKRNEPSYIPLIAQKIAETLNVSTDVVANTTTANAIALFKLPI, from the coding sequence ATGTTTATTGATTCACACTGCCATCTTTTTTACGAAGATTACAAAAACGACTTAGACGCCGTCATTGCAAGGGCACATGAGGCGGGAGTGAAATATTTCATCGTACCGGCAACGAATCATCAAACGGCGAAAGAAGCAATAACGCTGGCTGAAAAATATTCTTCTATGTTCGTCACCGTTGGTTTTCACCCACTTGATTTGAAAGAGTATACGGAAGAACGATTAATACAGATCGAGGAAATGTCGCATCATCCTAAAGTGGTGGCGATTGGAGAGATCGGTATTGATTATTTTTATGATACTTCGCCGCGCGACTATCAAAAAGAGATTTTCTCCAAACAGATAGAACTTGCTATTCAGCGCGATCTTCCGATTATCGTCCACACCCGGGATTCTGTTCAGGATGCGATTGATATTGTTGTACGCCATGCTCATGCACATTCGGAATGGAAAAGGGAAGGAAAACGCGGAGTGTTTCATTGCTTTACCGGCGACGCAGCGCAGGCGGCAGTATTGTTCGAAAATAAATTTCTTGTCTCTTTTCCAGGGCCCATCACGTTCAAAAAAGGAACTATGTCCGACGTGCTAAAACAGATTGGGTTGGACAATGTTATGGTAGAAACCGATTCACCGTATTTGACTCCGGTTCCATTTCGCGGGAAAAGAAACGAACCATCATACATCCCCCTTATAGCTCAAAAGATTGCCGAAACACTGAATGTTTCAACTGATGTTGTTGCAAATACTACTACTGCAAATGCAATTGCTTTGTTTAAACTACCCATCTGA
- the secF gene encoding protein translocase subunit SecF codes for MRILEKTNIDFMATRKIWYSISLVVIVAGIIGAFIRGVSFGIDFLGGTETLVRFETAPAISEVRDAVQGAGFTSTEIKSFGSSRDILIRTPEQREGTTTLDAIRQSLLAKFQNNHFTILKEDKIGPKIGAELRTNAIYAIFSALLIIMLYVGFRFQFIYGLAGVIALFHDVIATFGIIVLLNGLSPYLNLEIDQNIMAAFLTLVGFSINDTVVIFDRVRENLKTHKTEDLSTIMNRSVNETLSRSIITNGTVFLVLIVLVIFGGEVNRGFAFTFFIGSILGTYSTIYIASAIVLDFTLRQSKKKKS; via the coding sequence ATGAGAATTTTAGAAAAAACAAATATCGATTTTATGGCTACCAGAAAGATTTGGTATTCCATTTCCTTGGTAGTCATTGTTGCCGGCATTATTGGAGCTTTTATTAGAGGTGTTTCCTTCGGGATCGATTTCCTCGGGGGGACGGAAACTCTCGTCCGTTTTGAAACGGCACCCGCTATCTCCGAAGTTCGCGATGCTGTTCAAGGTGCCGGATTCACCAGCACTGAAATTAAATCATTCGGATCGTCCAGAGATATTTTAATCAGGACACCCGAACAACGAGAAGGAACAACTACTCTCGATGCAATACGCCAAAGTTTGCTGGCAAAGTTTCAAAACAACCATTTCACTATTTTGAAAGAAGATAAGATTGGACCAAAGATCGGCGCAGAATTGAGAACAAACGCGATCTATGCGATTTTTTCTGCTCTGTTGATCATCATGCTCTATGTCGGATTCCGATTCCAATTCATTTATGGACTGGCCGGTGTTATCGCGTTGTTCCATGATGTGATAGCAACATTTGGTATTATCGTTCTATTGAATGGACTCTCCCCCTATCTGAATCTGGAAATTGATCAGAACATTATGGCTGCATTTCTGACCTTGGTCGGGTTTTCCATTAACGATACTGTGGTGATTTTCGACCGCGTTCGTGAGAATTTGAAAACCCATAAGACTGAAGATCTTTCCACAATCATGAACCGTTCCGTGAATGAAACATTAAGCCGTTCCATTATTACAAACGGAACAGTTTTCCTCGTACTGATTGTTCTTGTGATCTTCGGCGGCGAAGTAAATCGCGGATTTGCGTTCACATTCTTTATTGGATCTATCTTGGGGACGTATTCAACAATTTACATCGCTAGTGCAATCGTATTAGATTTTACCCTGCGTCAATCGAAAAAGAAAAAATCGTAA
- a CDS encoding polysaccharide deacetylase family protein — translation MNILQVLSQFEVTGAETFAATLADTQIANGHSVFIISDNFYTNTNAKIIAHPIGKRDVAQRWKNISFLKEFIGKNNIDVVHAHSRAASWVSYFATRQGNVPLVSSIHGRQHLHFSSKMFSVYGEKRVAVCKSIYDHLNHDLQYELDSLSLVHNGIDLTKWNFKKHTPPKRAKKIVSFVGRLSGFKGDTLLIIVEQIFPKIFERYKNVEFHIIGGMNEKSKIIPAIEMTNKRVGTEFIFAKGFSNNVELVYRNSDLIIGSGRVAMEAIACGVPVVSIGESNYVGLISEETEREALVTNFGDLDARRPIDVERSVRSILALLEHPEKFSGEWGRKFIEDNFEINSVSSQMSVVYTEAIAKKKGINEIPVLSYQRISKNSNTSSVQTPRFTSLLKFSSIDIPHGDERAIDQSEFEAQLQFLKEKGFTPLNFYDLESIASFKTPIPPKPVILTFDSFKENFITAYPLLKKYGFTGVFFLQTNLTSTDGNLPLTFAEAKELSANGFEIGSASYSRPKMNLISDKELTAEITESKSTIEQQLKQRVISFAYPHGFVNEKIKQCVRDSGYLFAVALDEGRRNIWIDFLKIRRIQIFRGASKFSFWKKTSGRYLWYKYVY, via the coding sequence GTGAATATTTTACAGGTACTCTCACAATTTGAGGTAACGGGTGCAGAAACATTTGCAGCAACACTAGCGGATACACAAATAGCAAATGGTCATTCTGTATTTATTATTTCGGATAATTTTTACACAAATACCAACGCAAAGATAATCGCCCATCCCATCGGAAAACGTGATGTTGCTCAACGATGGAAGAATATCTCCTTTTTAAAAGAGTTCATCGGTAAAAATAACATTGATGTTGTTCATGCCCATTCGCGAGCTGCAAGCTGGGTATCCTATTTCGCCACTCGGCAAGGAAATGTTCCTTTGGTTTCCTCTATTCATGGAAGGCAACACCTTCATTTTTCATCCAAAATGTTTTCCGTATACGGCGAAAAACGTGTTGCGGTCTGCAAATCGATCTATGATCACCTCAATCATGATCTTCAATACGAACTGGATTCACTCTCGCTTGTTCATAACGGGATCGACCTTACCAAATGGAACTTCAAAAAACATACTCCTCCAAAACGCGCTAAGAAAATCGTCTCCTTTGTTGGTCGGTTGTCAGGATTCAAAGGGGATACCCTGTTGATTATCGTGGAACAGATATTCCCAAAAATATTCGAACGATACAAAAATGTGGAGTTCCATATTATCGGCGGAATGAACGAAAAGAGTAAGATTATACCCGCTATTGAGATGACCAATAAGAGAGTCGGTACGGAATTCATTTTTGCAAAAGGGTTCAGCAATAATGTCGAACTTGTTTATCGCAATTCTGATCTCATCATTGGTTCCGGCCGTGTTGCGATGGAAGCGATAGCTTGCGGAGTTCCCGTTGTTTCCATAGGAGAATCAAATTATGTGGGGCTCATTTCTGAGGAAACGGAGCGGGAAGCATTGGTGACAAACTTTGGTGACCTGGACGCGCGCCGACCGATCGATGTTGAGAGATCAGTCCGATCGATTCTGGCTCTGTTGGAGCATCCTGAGAAATTTTCTGGAGAATGGGGACGAAAATTTATTGAAGACAATTTTGAGATTAACAGCGTTTCATCGCAGATGAGCGTTGTTTATACCGAAGCCATTGCGAAGAAAAAAGGGATTAATGAGATCCCTGTATTATCGTATCAGCGTATTTCCAAAAATAGCAATACCTCGTCTGTTCAAACTCCCCGGTTTACGAGTCTATTAAAATTCTCCAGTATTGACATCCCGCATGGAGATGAACGTGCAATAGATCAATCGGAATTTGAGGCTCAACTTCAATTTCTGAAAGAAAAGGGCTTTACGCCGCTCAATTTTTACGACTTAGAATCGATTGCGTCTTTTAAAACACCGATACCTCCCAAACCGGTTATTCTAACATTCGATTCCTTTAAAGAAAATTTTATTACTGCTTATCCATTGTTAAAAAAATACGGTTTCACTGGAGTATTTTTCCTACAAACCAATCTTACAAGCACTGATGGGAATCTACCATTGACATTTGCAGAGGCGAAAGAATTGAGTGCAAACGGTTTTGAGATCGGTTCGGCTTCGTATAGCAGGCCAAAAATGAACCTTATCTCCGACAAAGAATTAACGGCGGAAATTACAGAATCAAAATCTACTATTGAGCAACAATTGAAACAAAGAGTGATTTCGTTTGCCTATCCTCACGGTTTTGTGAATGAAAAAATAAAACAGTGTGTCAGAGATTCGGGATATCTCTTTGCTGTTGCACTCGATGAAGGACGACGGAATATTTGGATTGATTTTTTGAAAATCCGAAGAATTCAAATATTTCGAGGTGCTTCTAAATTCTCATTCTGGAAAAAGACTTCGGGAAGGTATCTCTGGTATAAATATGTTTATTGA